The Neorhodopirellula lusitana genome includes a window with the following:
- the clpP gene encoding ATP-dependent Clp endopeptidase proteolytic subunit ClpP has protein sequence MPIIPYVVESNGREERTYDIYSRLLKDRIIFLGQQVDDQISNALVAQMLFLQSDDPKADIHMYINSPGGSITAGMAIYDTMQFLSCDVATYCIGQAASMGAVLLTAGAKGKRFALPNARIMIHQPLAGMQGTAREVEIHVGELRRIKQRMNEIMIEHTGHSLEKIEEDTDRDRFMSAAEACEYGLIDKVVSKITDK, from the coding sequence ATGCCAATCATTCCCTACGTTGTCGAGAGCAACGGTCGCGAAGAACGCACCTACGACATTTACAGTCGGTTGCTGAAGGACCGGATCATCTTCTTGGGCCAACAGGTTGATGACCAAATCAGCAACGCATTGGTCGCTCAAATGCTGTTCCTGCAATCGGATGACCCCAAAGCGGACATCCACATGTACATCAACTCGCCCGGTGGTAGCATCACCGCCGGGATGGCAATCTACGACACGATGCAGTTCCTTAGCTGTGACGTGGCCACCTATTGCATCGGCCAAGCAGCCTCGATGGGTGCGGTTCTATTGACGGCCGGTGCCAAGGGCAAACGTTTCGCTTTGCCGAACGCACGGATCATGATCCACCAGCCGCTTGCCGGTATGCAGGGCACCGCTCGTGAAGTCGAAATTCATGTTGGTGAACTTCGCCGTATCAAGCAACGCATGAACGAGATCATGATCGAACACACCGGTCACTCGCTCGAAAAGATCGAAGAGGACACCGACCGTGACCGCTTCATGTCAGCTGCCGAAGCTTGCGAATATGGCCTGATCGACAAGGTCGTCAGCAAGATCACCGACAAGTAA
- a CDS encoding ClpP family protease: MSASYASQSYQRQRQMTLGDLLLENRIVFLQGEIHTGNANELVMKLLYLQSENRRKDIHFYINSPGGSVTATLAIYDTMQMVSCPVATYCVGEACSGAAVLLVGGAKKKRFCLPNSRVMMHQPMGGVSGQVSDIEIQASEMFRYRDKLNQIISEHSGKSVEQIAQDTDRDFFLSAEEAKEYGLVDDILKTEPLEEEENEDS, translated from the coding sequence ATGTCGGCCAGCTATGCATCGCAAAGCTATCAGCGCCAGCGGCAAATGACGCTGGGTGACCTCCTGCTCGAAAACCGGATCGTTTTCTTGCAAGGCGAGATTCATACCGGCAACGCCAACGAGTTGGTAATGAAGCTGCTCTATCTACAGAGCGAAAATCGTCGCAAAGACATCCACTTCTACATCAACTCACCCGGCGGCAGCGTGACTGCCACGTTGGCGATCTACGACACCATGCAAATGGTCTCGTGCCCCGTCGCGACCTACTGCGTCGGCGAAGCCTGCAGCGGAGCCGCCGTTTTGTTGGTCGGTGGCGCCAAGAAGAAGCGTTTCTGCTTGCCGAACAGTCGCGTCATGATGCACCAACCCATGGGTGGCGTGTCGGGCCAGGTCAGCGACATTGAAATCCAAGCGTCGGAAATGTTCCGCTACCGCGACAAGCTGAACCAAATCATCAGCGAACACAGCGGAAAATCGGTCGAACAAATCGCTCAAGACACCGACCGTGACTTCTTCTTATCCGCCGAAGAAGCCAAGGAATATGGGCTGGTCGACGACATCCTGAAAACGGAACCTCTGGAAGAAGAAGAGAACGAAGATAGCTGA
- a CDS encoding GDSL-type esterase/lipase family protein translates to MPRQHQSHLICRLLVLLALIVGSNATQPLASVAQDKTAKAEKNSTSSDEVGNALLTADQLAAAQRWENDIEKLEKRDQLEDATEDAVLLIGSSSIRLWANAAEGLAPYPVINRGYGGAKYSDLAHYAPRLIEPHSFQAAVVFVANDIVGGTSDHAVADVEKWVRSVIGVAQGHQPNAPILLVEVTPTPSRLKVWAETRRLNAMLREVALTLPGVYFVATAEFYLDADDQPRRDLFRGDMLHQNDAGYQRWGSLIKRRLDEVLEPQLASQS, encoded by the coding sequence ATGCCCCGCCAACACCAATCCCACCTCATTTGCCGTCTCCTTGTTTTGCTAGCATTGATTGTCGGAAGCAATGCGACCCAGCCTCTGGCAAGCGTTGCTCAAGACAAAACAGCGAAAGCAGAGAAAAACTCGACTTCCAGCGATGAGGTCGGCAACGCGTTGCTGACCGCTGACCAGCTTGCCGCAGCCCAGCGATGGGAAAATGACATTGAAAAACTAGAAAAACGCGACCAGCTGGAAGACGCCACCGAGGATGCGGTTTTGTTGATCGGAAGCAGCAGCATTCGCTTGTGGGCCAACGCGGCCGAGGGATTGGCACCTTACCCGGTTATCAATCGAGGCTACGGTGGTGCGAAGTACAGCGATCTTGCCCATTACGCCCCACGGTTAATTGAGCCGCATTCGTTTCAGGCGGCGGTTGTTTTCGTTGCCAACGACATCGTCGGTGGAACGAGCGACCATGCGGTGGCGGATGTTGAAAAATGGGTGCGGTCGGTCATTGGCGTCGCCCAGGGGCATCAGCCCAACGCACCGATTTTGTTGGTCGAGGTGACACCCACCCCATCCAGATTGAAAGTTTGGGCGGAAACCCGAAGACTGAACGCGATGTTGCGTGAAGTCGCGCTGACGTTACCGGGCGTCTACTTTGTCGCCACGGCCGAGTTCTACCTGGACGCCGACGATCAACCTCGCCGGGACCTGTTTCGTGGCGACATGCTGCACCAAAACGATGCGGGCTATCAACGTTGGGGCTCGCTGATCAAACGCCGTCTCGACGAGGTGCTGGAGCCACAGTTGGCATCGCAGTCTTAG
- the gatA gene encoding Asp-tRNA(Asn)/Glu-tRNA(Gln) amidotransferase subunit GatA: MLDSATSILNALQSGDVTACEVVEKSLAAIDSTQSSINAYTHVARESALAAAQQVDTDRKAGKTLVPLAGLPVAVKDVLCTNNMPTTCSSNMLRDFVPPYDATVVARLKAAGAIVMGKTNMDEFAMGASTETSAMGLTRNPWNPEYTPGGSSGGAAAAVAAGTVPLSIGTDTGGSIRQPAAFCGVTGLKPTYGRCSRYGLVAFASSLDQAGPMGWSVEDVAVAMQAMAGYDPADSTSVDHDVPDYRAVLASTDLRGIKIGVLRDSTNQDGVSDSVRKAVSDAEKVYRELGAEIVEISLEHSPYWVPTYYVIAPCEASSNLSRFDGAHYGFRAAEGARADSDLEGADEMGPLESMYRNSRAAGFGSEVKRRIIVGTYALSEGYYDAYYNQALKVRRLIRGDYDAAFTQADLLLGPVTPSPAFALGENKDDPIAMYLCDLFTVGANLAGVPAISLPAGQDESGLPVGIQLQAPVMEESRLLFAGNAFQSVTQHHQARPTGVSA, from the coding sequence ATGCTGGACTCGGCCACCTCCATACTTAACGCTCTTCAATCCGGTGACGTGACGGCTTGCGAAGTCGTCGAGAAGTCACTCGCCGCGATCGACTCGACTCAGTCGAGCATCAACGCCTATACCCACGTCGCCCGCGAATCGGCACTGGCGGCCGCTCAACAAGTCGATACCGATCGCAAAGCCGGCAAAACGCTGGTCCCGCTGGCTGGATTGCCCGTCGCCGTGAAAGACGTGTTGTGCACCAACAACATGCCGACCACGTGCTCGTCGAATATGTTGCGTGATTTCGTGCCTCCCTATGACGCCACGGTCGTCGCTCGGTTGAAGGCCGCCGGCGCGATCGTGATGGGGAAGACCAACATGGACGAATTCGCCATGGGAGCCAGCACGGAAACCAGCGCCATGGGGCTCACCCGAAACCCCTGGAATCCGGAATACACACCGGGCGGCTCCAGCGGCGGTGCAGCGGCAGCAGTGGCGGCCGGAACCGTCCCCCTGTCAATCGGAACCGACACCGGCGGCTCGATTCGCCAGCCCGCAGCATTTTGTGGCGTGACCGGCCTGAAACCGACCTACGGACGCTGCAGCCGATACGGTTTGGTCGCCTTCGCCAGCAGCCTAGATCAAGCCGGTCCCATGGGCTGGTCCGTCGAAGACGTCGCCGTCGCGATGCAGGCGATGGCGGGCTACGATCCAGCCGACAGCACATCGGTGGACCACGACGTGCCGGACTACCGAGCGGTATTGGCGTCAACCGATTTGCGAGGGATCAAGATCGGTGTCCTCCGCGATTCGACCAACCAAGACGGAGTCTCCGATTCGGTTCGCAAAGCCGTCAGCGATGCCGAAAAGGTCTATCGCGAATTGGGCGCTGAGATCGTTGAAATCTCACTCGAGCATAGCCCGTACTGGGTACCAACCTATTACGTGATCGCTCCCTGCGAAGCGAGCAGCAACCTGTCGCGGTTCGATGGAGCTCATTACGGCTTCCGAGCCGCCGAGGGTGCCCGAGCCGACAGTGACTTAGAGGGCGCCGACGAAATGGGGCCGCTCGAATCGATGTATCGCAACAGCCGCGCCGCAGGCTTCGGCAGCGAAGTGAAACGCCGGATCATCGTCGGCACCTACGCCTTAAGCGAAGGGTACTACGACGCCTATTACAACCAAGCGTTGAAGGTGCGACGGTTGATCCGTGGCGACTATGACGCCGCCTTCACGCAAGCCGACCTGCTGCTCGGTCCGGTCACCCCATCGCCCGCGTTCGCGTTGGGCGAAAACAAAGACGACCCGATCGCCATGTACTTGTGCGATTTGTTCACCGTGGGAGCCAACCTGGCGGGTGTGCCAGCGATTTCGCTACCCGCCGGCCAAGACGAATCCGGCTTGCCAGTCGGCATCCAGTTGCAGGCACCCGTGATGGAAGAATCACGTTTGCTGTTCGCCGGCAACGCGTTCCAGAGCGTGACCCAGCACCACCAGGCTCGTCCAACTGGCGTTTCAGCCTAA
- the lysS gene encoding lysine--tRNA ligase translates to MADSPNDPNSNDLTDPHAARRHKLEEIVKKGIDPWGSRFDDRSLVGQCRDRIGEIQFRTAEGNLLELPDVESDDVDYRQWKSDNGPGEELGPKVRVAGRIHLARPTGKLIFMNIRDWTGDIQIFVGKKQVGEENFDLAKLFDLGDLIGVEGRLGRTNTGELTVFAEELTLLTKMLEVPPEKHAGMTNADLRQRMRYADLAFNDGVMQTFLDRTKIIKSVRGTLDDQGFCEVEGPTLHTVPGGAAARPFETHHNALDMKLTMRIALELHLKRLMVGGMERVYELGRVYRNEGLSPRHNPEFTMLETYQAYGNYESMMDLTEKIICDAIDKIGGGYKREFNGQVVDFTPPFQRATYADLFEKATGVDPANDDAVIELAGKLHIETKGKHPDVIRNEIFEEKVEDSLEGPIFVIDYPASICPLTKRKADNPEIAERFELFVCSMELANAYTELNDPDLQEELFKTQLDGLDDEDSMAKMDHDFVRALRYGMPPAGGLGIGIDRLVMVLTNSKSIRDVILFPVLRPE, encoded by the coding sequence GTGGCTGATTCACCCAACGATCCCAACTCAAACGACCTGACTGACCCCCATGCGGCCCGGCGGCATAAGCTGGAAGAAATCGTCAAAAAGGGAATCGATCCCTGGGGCAGCCGTTTTGACGATCGATCGCTGGTCGGCCAATGCCGCGACCGAATCGGCGAGATTCAGTTCCGGACCGCGGAAGGCAATCTGCTGGAATTGCCCGATGTGGAATCCGACGACGTCGATTATCGTCAATGGAAGTCTGACAACGGTCCGGGAGAAGAGCTCGGCCCCAAGGTGCGTGTCGCGGGACGAATCCATTTGGCTCGGCCCACCGGCAAGCTGATTTTCATGAACATCCGCGACTGGACGGGTGACATCCAAATCTTTGTTGGGAAGAAGCAGGTCGGGGAAGAGAACTTCGATCTCGCTAAACTGTTCGACCTGGGCGACCTGATTGGCGTCGAAGGCCGACTGGGCCGTACCAACACCGGCGAGCTGACCGTCTTCGCCGAGGAGCTGACGCTGCTGACCAAGATGCTGGAAGTCCCACCGGAAAAGCATGCCGGGATGACCAACGCCGACCTTCGCCAACGGATGCGGTACGCCGACCTCGCGTTCAACGATGGCGTGATGCAAACGTTCTTGGACCGCACCAAGATCATCAAGAGTGTTCGCGGAACGTTGGACGATCAAGGTTTTTGTGAAGTGGAAGGCCCGACGCTGCATACCGTTCCCGGTGGTGCCGCTGCCCGTCCTTTCGAAACGCATCACAATGCACTGGACATGAAGCTGACAATGCGGATTGCTCTGGAATTGCACCTGAAGCGATTGATGGTCGGCGGCATGGAACGCGTCTACGAGCTGGGACGCGTCTATCGCAACGAAGGTTTGTCGCCAAGGCACAACCCTGAGTTCACGATGCTTGAAACGTATCAAGCTTACGGTAACTACGAATCGATGATGGACCTGACCGAGAAGATTATCTGCGACGCGATTGATAAGATCGGTGGTGGGTACAAGCGAGAGTTCAATGGCCAGGTCGTTGACTTCACGCCGCCGTTCCAACGTGCGACGTATGCAGACCTGTTCGAAAAGGCGACCGGAGTTGATCCCGCCAACGACGATGCTGTGATTGAATTGGCCGGCAAGTTGCATATCGAAACCAAGGGCAAGCACCCCGATGTGATTCGCAATGAGATCTTCGAAGAGAAGGTGGAGGACTCGCTGGAAGGTCCGATCTTCGTGATCGATTACCCCGCCAGTATCTGCCCATTGACGAAGCGGAAGGCCGATAATCCCGAGATCGCCGAGCGGTTTGAACTGTTTGTCTGTTCGATGGAACTGGCTAACGCTTACACCGAGTTGAACGATCCGGACCTGCAAGAAGAGTTGTTCAAGACTCAGTTGGATGGTTTGGACGATGAAGATTCGATGGCCAAGATGGACCACGACTTTGTGCGAGCCCTGCGATACGGAATGCCGCCCGCTGGTGGTCTTGGCATTGGCATCGACCGTCTCGTGATGGTGCTGACCAACTCGAAGTCGATCCGCGACGTGATCTTGTTCCCGGTTCTGCGTCCGGAATAG
- a CDS encoding ATP-binding protein codes for MPLAQPSNPFASRFVRPGQLLYRRRDSRDQAGNVVSCHQNWCASLIERLRQSGCGVIVGAHGTGKSTLLQSLAPDLTTSMPGGQWVQLHRAIEANQASRTKLTGQPIRNRLFSGIARLTELRENVQVTLRTQSSVAAGGVLVIDGGEQLPAWTRWLIRRRASTRRHFCLITSHRPLSGFEPLHETTLDPSVVQSLVSELLQTSTHEPLNECIRQHMQKVDFREIDNVRDLWSDLYDLAEHHLSVTALNSNPR; via the coding sequence ATGCCGCTCGCTCAACCGTCCAATCCCTTCGCCAGTCGCTTCGTGCGTCCAGGACAATTGCTGTACCGGCGACGGGACTCGCGAGACCAAGCCGGCAATGTGGTGTCCTGCCACCAGAACTGGTGCGCCTCACTGATTGAACGGCTGCGGCAATCCGGTTGCGGAGTGATTGTCGGTGCGCACGGCACGGGCAAATCCACCTTACTGCAGTCGTTGGCTCCCGACCTAACGACCAGCATGCCGGGGGGGCAGTGGGTTCAGCTGCATCGTGCCATTGAGGCAAATCAAGCCAGCCGAACAAAGCTCACCGGCCAACCCATTCGCAACCGCCTTTTCAGCGGAATCGCCCGCCTCACCGAATTACGTGAAAACGTACAGGTTACTCTGCGAACCCAATCGTCAGTCGCTGCCGGTGGCGTGCTTGTGATCGACGGAGGCGAACAGCTGCCCGCTTGGACACGCTGGCTGATTCGCCGGCGAGCATCGACGCGACGGCATTTTTGTTTGATCACCAGCCATCGTCCATTAAGCGGCTTCGAGCCCCTGCACGAAACGACGCTCGATCCCTCGGTGGTCCAGTCTCTGGTAAGCGAGTTACTTCAGACCAGCACCCATGAACCTCTCAACGAGTGCATTCGCCAGCACATGCAAAAAGTCGATTTTCGCGAGATCGACAATGTCCGCGACCTCTGGTCAGATCTGTATGATCTGGCGGAACATCATTTATCCGTCACCGCTTTGAATTCGAATCCCAGGTAA
- a CDS encoding Gfo/Idh/MocA family protein produces the protein MDRRSFLAKSAAATTVATALHSHAYAAGTSKTRRVALIGCGWYGKCDLLQLLNVEPVEVVSLCDVDSKLLNECADLVQSRQRSKQRPRTYADYRQLLAEQDLDIVLIATPDHWHALPMIAAVQAGADVYVQKPTGVDTLESKAMLDAARSTGRVVQVGTQRRSTPHLIEAKQRVVDEGLLGDIAFAEICCYYHMRANKNPPTIQPPPNLDFEAWTGPAPMRPYNELIHPRSWRLFMEYCNGIVGDMCVHMLDTVRWQLGLGWPKSVHSTGGILVQTESIANTTDTQTATFDFEDLDVVWTHRSWGDAPDPRYPWAAILYGEKGTLKLSVNRYDFEPRGGGKKLSGEPLLEFDKYPTDVTDKKDWKMELHVASAIRGHMRDFLNAVDARSKPIADIEQGHISSASCFMANLSLELGRSLEFDPATHTIVGDEDATAKLKRPYRSPYQHPADKLPA, from the coding sequence ATGGACCGACGATCATTTCTGGCAAAATCTGCTGCGGCGACCACTGTTGCAACCGCGTTGCATTCCCATGCTTATGCTGCGGGCACTTCGAAAACTCGACGCGTGGCGTTGATCGGTTGCGGCTGGTACGGCAAGTGCGATCTCCTGCAGCTTTTGAACGTCGAGCCGGTGGAAGTGGTCTCGCTGTGCGATGTCGATTCCAAGCTGCTCAACGAGTGTGCGGACTTGGTTCAGAGTCGTCAGCGATCCAAGCAGCGACCGCGAACCTACGCCGACTATCGTCAACTGCTTGCCGAGCAAGATCTGGACATTGTCTTGATTGCCACGCCGGACCACTGGCATGCGTTGCCGATGATCGCGGCCGTTCAAGCCGGCGCGGATGTTTACGTTCAGAAACCGACGGGTGTCGACACGCTGGAGAGCAAAGCCATGCTCGATGCGGCGCGTTCGACCGGGCGTGTGGTGCAAGTCGGAACCCAACGTCGTAGCACGCCGCACTTGATCGAGGCGAAGCAACGTGTGGTGGACGAAGGATTGTTAGGTGACATCGCGTTCGCAGAAATCTGTTGCTACTATCACATGCGTGCCAACAAGAATCCACCCACGATTCAACCGCCACCGAACTTGGACTTTGAGGCGTGGACCGGGCCCGCCCCGATGCGGCCTTACAATGAACTGATTCATCCTCGGTCGTGGCGATTGTTCATGGAGTATTGCAACGGGATCGTGGGCGACATGTGTGTGCACATGCTCGACACCGTTCGTTGGCAACTCGGTTTGGGGTGGCCCAAAAGCGTTCACAGTACCGGTGGCATTTTGGTTCAAACGGAGTCGATCGCGAATACGACCGACACGCAAACCGCGACATTTGATTTCGAGGATCTGGATGTCGTGTGGACGCACCGCAGTTGGGGTGATGCACCCGATCCGCGCTACCCCTGGGCAGCCATCCTATATGGTGAAAAGGGGACGCTGAAGTTGAGTGTGAATCGCTATGACTTTGAGCCGCGAGGTGGTGGGAAAAAGCTAAGTGGTGAACCGTTGTTGGAATTCGACAAGTACCCAACGGACGTCACCGACAAGAAAGACTGGAAGATGGAATTGCATGTCGCATCGGCGATTCGCGGCCACATGCGAGACTTCCTAAACGCCGTTGACGCTCGCTCCAAGCCGATTGCCGACATTGAACAAGGCCACATCAGTAGCGCGTCGTGCTTCATGGCAAACCTGTCGCTTGAGCTCGGCCGCTCGCTGGAGTTTGATCCGGCGACGCACACGATCGTCGGTGATGAAGATGCGACCGCCAAACTGAAACGCCCCTATCGTTCACCGTACCAGCATCCTGCTGACAAGTTGCCTGCTTAG
- a CDS encoding glycosyltransferase family 2 protein — translation MNTDLASTSPAAFDAAVHATERLSKNRPIGNDGSLMTQQQPGEAGDATTPDLSIVVPAMNEEDSLKTLHKRVNEVCKANQKSVEIIFIDDGSTDATWNRMCELASDDSDRTQLTRAIRFRRNFGKAAALSAGFSVARGDIVLTMDADLQDDPNEIPRFIEAIQGTNRNQNTDNHPNGKKLDVVSGWKRVRHDPWHKVLPSRVFNAMVSKLTGVKLHDHNCGFKAYRRKVLQEVDLYGERHRFIPVLAAARGWRVGEIEVLHHPREHGVSKYGVSRIGKGFLDLMSIYLVTGYGRRPLHLIGSAGLVCFALGTAGMFYLSARWVISRIGEGEPLHLHATAIFYYCILAVLLGAQCVLAGLIAELIVSASAARDRSLRWLQVFNHGANASADPALPPASYSVSAVSGFQPNSGPANTIDESAPGESDS, via the coding sequence ATGAATACCGATCTCGCCTCCACCTCGCCCGCCGCATTCGACGCCGCTGTCCATGCCACAGAACGTCTCAGCAAAAATCGGCCCATCGGAAACGACGGATCCTTGATGACGCAGCAACAGCCCGGCGAGGCTGGCGACGCGACGACACCCGACTTGTCGATCGTCGTGCCCGCCATGAACGAAGAAGATTCGCTCAAAACGCTTCACAAGCGTGTGAACGAAGTCTGCAAGGCGAATCAAAAATCCGTCGAGATCATTTTCATTGACGATGGATCCACCGATGCCACCTGGAATCGCATGTGCGAACTGGCCAGCGACGATTCAGACCGAACGCAACTCACAAGAGCGATTCGTTTCCGTCGTAATTTCGGCAAGGCGGCCGCGTTGTCCGCCGGTTTCTCGGTCGCACGCGGTGACATTGTGTTGACGATGGACGCGGATCTTCAAGACGACCCGAACGAGATCCCTCGATTCATCGAAGCGATCCAAGGCACCAATCGCAACCAAAACACAGACAACCATCCCAACGGCAAGAAACTCGATGTCGTCAGCGGCTGGAAGCGAGTGCGGCACGATCCTTGGCACAAAGTGCTGCCTAGCCGAGTGTTCAACGCGATGGTCAGCAAGCTAACCGGCGTTAAGCTGCACGACCACAATTGTGGCTTCAAGGCATATCGACGAAAGGTGTTGCAAGAAGTGGATCTGTACGGGGAACGACATCGTTTCATTCCGGTACTGGCGGCGGCCCGCGGTTGGCGTGTGGGCGAAATCGAAGTGCTGCACCATCCTCGTGAACACGGCGTTTCCAAGTACGGTGTGTCTCGGATCGGCAAAGGCTTCCTGGACTTGATGAGCATCTATCTGGTGACCGGCTACGGGCGGCGACCGCTGCACCTGATCGGCTCCGCAGGCCTGGTTTGCTTTGCACTGGGAACAGCGGGAATGTTCTATCTCAGTGCGAGGTGGGTGATCTCGCGAATTGGCGAGGGCGAGCCTTTGCACCTGCATGCCACCGCCATCTTTTACTACTGCATCCTGGCCGTCCTACTGGGAGCCCAATGCGTGTTGGCCGGGCTGATCGCGGAACTGATCGTGTCAGCATCCGCGGCCCGTGATCGATCGTTGCGATGGCTACAAGTTTTCAACCACGGCGCAAACGCGTCGGCTGATCCGGCACTCCCACCGGCTTCGTACAGCGTATCAGCGGTGTCCGGTTTCCAACCGAACTCGGGACCAGCCAACACGATCGACGAGAGTGCTCCTGGGGAGTCCGACTCCTGA